The Euwallacea fornicatus isolate EFF26 chromosome 14, ASM4011564v1, whole genome shotgun sequence nucleotide sequence TAAAACAGACTTCAGAACTATGCGTCTTTTATCTGCAATACCATCACTTTAGTTGTATCAGAATCTTTCGGTAacaaacgaatttaaaaaaaatgagataaTTTCAAGTGTgtttccattattattttaaaagctatcactttttaaatttgtttgatgacgtattgttttatatttaattgaaactaGTTAGCTAATTTAGTACCTATTACATGTTCCTTGTCGATTTAggatagaaatattttatctatGTATAGCTACATGTTTGTACTAATATATAGATAATTCCCTAGTCAAGTATCTGCACCTGCTGGCGGGTGTAGGATTGTagtttacaattatttattttcaattataatcGTATTTGTATGAAGAATAGACCAAAGGACATAGAAAAATAAGACACGGGGAATTTTATAAGAAACTGGTGCgcgttttaaaaagttttaggtcttagttttccataaaattgaaataggtGAAACTGCACTTTAATTTACCcggtaaataaaacattattggttaaatttttatcgtCATTTGTATCACAGTTtaccaatttcaatttttctcgtAAACGATAAAACCTACAACTGTTAAATCATGTACAAATCTCATAAAACTTTCTAAAATGATCCGTATTTACCGactttgtacaattttttaacgtaaGCAAGATACATGTAGAGCCAAATTGGGACCCACTatataaaatgtgaaaagattcaaatgaaattatatttgtatattatatttagttagtatattgaaaaaagtaaaaaacacaggtcaacaaaaatacatcgttttatttcaatttgtaaCAAATACGTCGTTTCTATAAAGTCTTTTTGTTTGATGTACTGTCTCTCCGAATCGTGTATTCGCCTAATTCTAGGCAGTGAGAGTCGGTTTTCCAGCCTATAatccaaaaaaatctaaactgTAATTCCCATAGATTCATTAATACttaccattaatatttaatgctGTAAAAAACATGAACTTTAACTGTTCaacaaattcgttaaaattaGGCAAATAATTTGGAGGCACATtcctaaaattattgatatcaTATTCACGGTTTTCAAAAGACTTCATATGTGTATAGATTTTTGTAATAGGGGTTGGATGATGTAACTGTCTTTTACAATAAACatcctgaaaataaatttgatttgctCTAATAGTACATATAGTACAACATTTAAAAGTAGATAACTTACGAGTTCAATGCGGTTATATATACTTGTGGCAATTCCTAAACACACGGCATGAAAATAGGCAGAAATAATGTCTGAAGAATTGCTGGTTTTCTCCAAACACACATAAACCTTTCTTTCATCCGCACTAACAAGTAGCACATATTTCTTGCCTTCATATACCCTTTGAAGCAAACTAATATCTTCAACACTGTAATTCTTTAACgggtttttaattgaatgaCCCAAAACTATGTCAAATCCACAAAGATTTTTtactaagaaaaaaacaatttaaagtaatttttatcagtCATACTATTCTCATTATACCTTTCAAACCACGTCCAATAAAAACAGACTCCTTAGCGTTTACTTTTGGAGGGTTGAGGACTGTCCCAAttgtgaaataatttttaagtactACTGCTAATCTTTCTTTGTTGaaagtataaaatattaagGCCTTCACAGCTAAGAAATTTGTATATAAGTGTAAAACTATAAGAGACAAGAGTAGAAGCCATTCCCCtctacaaattttaaaatttgatttttataattcaGGTGTAACAATAGTGAGTCATGAGACCTAGACGAGTTGAAATAATTTAGCAGAAAGATACTGGCAATGCTACCAATAAGGTTTACAACAGTTTCTTGACTGCCATCCTTGGCAGATATTTCAGCCATATTATCTCTTATTGCTTGATGGTGCGTAATAGACGCTCTTGTTGCTCCTCCAGCAATACCCacctaaatattatttttataatataatttttcttcaagtaCTAGCTTACCCACTAACAATGGAGTACATTGTGGAAGTTGCACATAGTATTTGTAAGGAGGCAGTTGAATATAAGGGTAAACATAATTCTATCAACATTGCTAAATCATTCAAGATATCTGCAAAAAATCTCCATTTCTTACAATCACAATCTAGACCACTCCTAGAAGTAAGAGTTATCAAATAATCACAGTAGGTGCAGAGTAATCTATTATATAAATACCATGTAGATTATGGAGTATTTGGAAAGAGAATATATGAATGTCAACGTTTATATCAAATGCCTGTCATACAAGATGTGTAATTTGGAACTTTTATATTGACATAGTAATTAAATACTtagttataaatataaattgagGACTTAAAGCCTGTGCCTCAAGTTGGGGAAACATTTGAATTTCACTGTGTAATATATTATTACCCTTTCCaccaagcaaacaaaattCTTCCAAACATTCCAGTTCCATCTTTAAGAATCCATGTAATAGCTGCTGATAGTGCATCAGCATTACTATCCCCTACACCCACCCCCTTCAGTATAGCTCTAGTTTTAAATGCACCTATAATAGTGCTGCACAAGGCCTGCAATGTGTCccatatttgatattttaagtaGTCTTCACTAACTGATTTTGGATAACCCTTTGGAAGAATGATTTCTTTGACAAATCCTGAAATTCCCTGGAAGTTGTGCAGAAAGCTTCTTTCCTGTTTTATTTCTATGATTTGACTACCGcctaaaggaaaaacggaATTGCATAGTGGAGAGTAATATTGTAACGTGTACAAATTGTAAATTCTTTACTTACGCCTAATAAATGACACTTTGTCGCCAGTGCTACCGCACTCTTCCTCAGCAATTACTTCTTCACTCATGTTTTCAGGCCACGGCAATGCACTATTAAttgatgaattaaaaaatataatatctATAGAAATAGAGACAAAAACAGATGTACCCAACAAACGACACTTTGGTTTGATTTTGATTACTTTTTTAGGTTATAATGTGTTTCAAGGTAATGACATCCTGCCAATAATAAGAGTAGTCAGATTCATATTCGATCTTCATGTATGgtaattttgtaacattattGACAACATCACTCTtcgaaaaatctaaatttaacgtTTTATTATAGTGCTGATAAAAGGGGCAGTggataatatataaaataataaaactatgGAATCGTTTCATGCTTATCTGAATAAATTCATGCTTGAATCACAAGCATTAAAAGTGACACTTTCACAGCCTGTATTGTcataaaacgaattttttttgtcatgcCTCTAAATTTGCCGCCGAAAGAATGGTCGACAATGTCCCTTTGTGTTTTGGCacaccaaatgttaaattgctGAGAGAGATGTAGAAGAGAGGTTCTAGAATAACAATCGtgagaaagtttcaaatgaaaaactcatttttcaagttaacaagtttttaaaatttgttttatcacCTTGGTTACCCAACTACTGTTGCAGTTGGTAGTCAAAACTGATGCTAACTTCCAACTGCATTAGGACTTAACAGctagttttaatttgattgaTTACGTAATATGTGATTGATAATATAGGAGGAATGTGTCCTCCTTAAAGTATGTTATGTGTGGAGTATAGTTTTTATTGCCGTGAAGCCGGAATTAACATAGTTCCACAAACTTGATATGAACGAAGTTACTAGCACCTCTCTCTCTTTTAACTAGTTAGTCAATATCTCCTTTCTAACCATTAGAAACATATATGTTTACAGTAGAGCTTGATGATTATAACGGACTCTGTTGTAACAGACATCTCGGAAATAACACACCATGTGTCTGGTCCGTGCCtatcttaatttaaatgctatgtgaaattttgtgttttaaaataCTCTTATAATAGACACTTTTGATTAGCaaactattttttgaattccTTCAGCAATAAATGACCTGTTATAACagacttcattaaaaaatcatataaatttcgaagatttttGCAGAACTAACTTCCAATCGTTCGTTATAAAATAGATTGACTAAGACTTCATTAATCGGTGTTATCGCACGGTTGCTTTGGCGGtctaattattgaaaaaaaaactatcaatTTCGTTTCTGTTCCTTTCTCCTTCCTTTTCCATACTGGTGAGTTCTTCGGTCCAGAAGGAAATTTCCCGATACTTCGCCATTTAATAGCGACGGCAGTAGTAACCTTATTCGATTATCATACACATATATACAGTAcgcgacaataaaatagcacacagtgaaatttatgtcaaaagtcatttgtaatacattttatttaataattttttgttaacttatgtaatacataacaaaggggaatgattgctttacactttttatggaaaagaggtattaataaataatacaatcaaaatcgtgaaaagttaacgcgacaaaataatagcacattcttcaaaaataactaatattacaattatttaattaacaaaacttaatacatttttaagctaGTACTTTGTACTaccacctttattttttatcatctctATAAGACGATCTGGtattgatttgaataattttttaatatattttctaggaATCTTATtccattcataaataatacaattttttaaatcttctgcattattaaattgtctgcCATTTTTGTACACAGCTCTTGCAAGTTTACCCcaacaattttcgattatactcaaatcgggtgatcttgctggccattccaaaatagtaatattattCGTTTCAAAATACTCTTTAACGCACTTTGCGGTGTGTACAGCTGCGTTgttttgttggaaaataaaattttctcctgATATTTGTGTAGCGTACTTTTTAAGTTGtgtatcaattaattttatgtactcACGACTATTTAACCGTCCTTTAATAAAGTTCAATTCAGTCTTTCCTCTATACCCGATACCAGCCCAAATCATAAGGCTGCCTCCACCCATTTGCCGACGACTTAAATAAACTTCCTCCTTTCTCAAATCATGATAGTAATGATTCTACCCATCTGGTCCAtcaagattaaattttttttcatcactaaatataacatattttaatttttttatagatttcagATGTTTTGTCGCAAACTGCAAACGAGCCTCTTTGTGTCTTGGAGATAGGGGTGGcttgtttttaagtttttgatgtTGTATGATTGAGGAATGTTGAAGTACACGTTGTACGTTTCTGATATTAGTATTTATGCCCACTGAATCAGCTATTTCTCTGGCCGTAGCAAAAGAGTTTGATGCTGCTCTCAAAATAGCACGTTTCTCACGGTCTGTTAAAGCTGGTGGTCTGCCCTTAcctttttttccataattactgggatttttaattaaattatatattacttTGCGGCTTCTACCCACAATTTTGGCAATTCttaatatggaatatttttctttccatagGCATAGAATCTTAGCGATTTCACTCTCATTTAACTTTGTACCTCGCCCCATGACTTCGAAAATTGAATggtatttgtgtttatttatattgcgtATGGGTTTCATCCTTCATAAAAAAGATTAAGcataaatacttcaaattactAT carries:
- the LOC136343413 gene encoding RUS family member 1 — translated: MSEEVIAEEECGSTGDKVSFIRRGSQIIEIKQERSFLHNFQGISGFVKEIILPKGYPKSVSEDYLKYQIWDTLQALCSTIIGAFKTRAILKGVGVGDSNADALSAAITWILKDGTGMFGRILFAWWKGSGLDCDCKKWRFFADILNDLAMLIELCLPLYSTASLQILCATSTMYSIVGIAGGATRASITHHQAIRDNMAEISAKDGSQETVVNLIGSIASIFLLNYFNSSRGEWLLLLSLIVLHLYTNFLAVKALIFYTFNKERLAVVLKNYFTIGTVLNPPKVNAKESVFIGRGLKVKNLCGFDIVLGHSIKNPLKNYSVEDISLLQRVYEGKKYVLLVSADERKVYVCLEKTSNSSDIISAYFHAVCLGIATSIYNRIELDVYCKRQLHHPTPITKIYTHMKSFENREYDINNFRNVPPNYLPNFNEFVEQLKFMFFTALNINGWKTDSHCLELGEYTIRRDSTSNKKTL